One window of the Magnolia sinica isolate HGM2019 chromosome 19, MsV1, whole genome shotgun sequence genome contains the following:
- the LOC131234957 gene encoding fluoride export protein 1-like, protein MESSTKATDGEFQRTHLLNPDDQKKIPWWLEDISCLLHLAVFGILGVLLRYILQKLFGPNVAGLTAVGTALYLDLPSNIVGSFLMGWLGIVFKENISHISNLLAIGLTTGFLGSLTTFSGWNQKMLELAADGRWVVSIAGYIIIGMGTVYFCIGFGVWTARGFLCLLSRLGMSNSVGWKVDSYKRHVVVLLLLVLMLALLLAVSRALMKTQLEADKTSAQLWLACMVGPLGVWARWFLTRLNGRGLGRKGSMKWVPFGTLLANVIAASLNAGLATTKKVVNTKRYEIIVDGIQLGFVGNLSTVSTFIAEIYAMVHSECPWRATIYVTLTFVPSFALGTLLYCVPVWTKGY, encoded by the exons ATGGAATCCAGCACTAAGGCTACAGATGGAGAATTCCAAAGAACACATTTACTCAATCCT GATGATCAGAAAAAAATTCCTTGGTGGTTGGAGGACATATCATGCCTTCTTCATTTAGCCGTTTTTGGCATTTTGGGG GTATTGTTGAGGTATATACTGCAAAAGCTGTTTGGCCCTAACGTGGCTGGCCTTACAGCAGTTGGAACGGCTCTTTACCTAGACCTCCCCTCCAACATt GTGGGTTCTTTCTTGATGGGCTGGTTGGGCATCGTGTTCAAAGAAAACATAAGCCACATATCCAATCTACTAGCCATTGGACTGACCACAGGATTCTTGGGTAGTCTCACCACTTTCAGTGGATGGAATCAAAAAATGCTGGAGTTGGCTGCAGATGGCCGATGGGTGGTTTCCATTGCTGGCTACATCATCATag GCATGGGGACTGTGTATTTTTGCATTGGTTTTGGGGTTTGGACTGCCAGAGGTTTTCTATGCCTTCTGAGTCGACTCGGCATGAGCAATTCAGTTGGGTGGAAGGTGGATAGTTACAAACGCCATGTAGTGGTCTTGTTGCTGTTGGTATTGATGCTGGCCTTGTTATTGGCTGTGAGTCGGGCATTGATGAAGACCCAGTTGGAAGCTGATAAGACCAGTGCCCAATTGTGGTTGGCCTGCATGGTTGGGCCTCTAGGCGTGTGGGCTCGGTGGTTCCTCACCCGGCTCAATGGTCGAGGGTTAGGAAGGAAGGGATCGATGAAGTGGGTCCCGTTCGGGACTCTGCTTGCTAATGTTATTGCAGCTTCTCTCAATGCAGGACTGGCTACAACAAAGAAAGTG GTTAACACAAAGCGCTATGAAATCATCGTGGACGGCATTCAGCTTGGATTTGTAGGGAATTTAAGCACCGTCTCTACCTTTATCGCTGAGATCTATGCTATGGTTCACAGTGAATGCCCGTGGAGAGCAACCATCTATGTCACACTCACATTCGTTCCCTCGTTTGCCTTAGGGACATTGTTATATTGTGTGCCTGTTTGGACAAAAGGATATTAA